Proteins co-encoded in one Coriobacterium glomerans PW2 genomic window:
- a CDS encoding glycosyltransferase family 2 protein yields MKKNIAVLIPCFNEELTIGDVIEDFRRELPDAEIYVYDNASTDRSGAIAREHGAHVRFVSRRGKGNVVRQMIRDIDAECYLMVDGDSTYPAEAGRGLCAPILDGRADMVVGDRLDNGSYMEEHPRVFHRFGNYLVRGLIRFLFRGDPGDAMSGYRALSRPLAKTFPVLADGFQIETELSIHAIAMGWRVAALPIDYRDRPPGSTSKLSTISDGARIIWCVLSMLRAIRPLMFFSVVAVALAAVGGGLASGASARIGEVREVWPPVIPLAGALILLACFALIGGVILDSIAKSERRHWELEVYREMERPLAPTSTEAIGRTEPAQALRRTGPPRLLRPISEAAAQQGFIRPLP; encoded by the coding sequence GTGAAGAAGAATATCGCGGTGCTCATCCCCTGTTTCAATGAGGAGCTCACCATCGGGGACGTGATCGAGGACTTTCGTCGAGAACTGCCGGATGCGGAGATCTATGTGTATGACAACGCATCGACCGACCGAAGCGGAGCGATCGCGCGGGAACACGGTGCCCACGTGCGTTTCGTGTCCCGACGCGGCAAGGGCAATGTGGTGCGACAGATGATCCGCGACATCGACGCCGAATGCTATCTCATGGTCGACGGCGACAGCACCTACCCGGCCGAAGCGGGCCGGGGGCTCTGCGCCCCCATCCTTGATGGTCGCGCGGACATGGTCGTCGGCGATCGACTCGACAACGGATCCTATATGGAGGAGCACCCTCGTGTGTTCCACCGCTTCGGCAACTATCTCGTCCGAGGTCTGATCAGGTTTCTGTTTCGAGGGGACCCCGGCGACGCCATGTCAGGGTACCGCGCGCTCTCCCGGCCGCTCGCTAAGACCTTCCCGGTGCTCGCAGATGGATTCCAGATCGAGACCGAGCTGTCGATCCATGCGATAGCCATGGGATGGCGTGTCGCGGCGCTGCCCATCGATTATCGTGATCGCCCGCCGGGATCGACGTCGAAGCTCTCCACGATCTCAGATGGGGCGCGCATCATCTGGTGCGTTCTATCGATGCTCAGAGCTATCCGGCCGCTGATGTTCTTCTCGGTGGTCGCCGTGGCGCTTGCCGCCGTCGGAGGGGGGCTCGCCTCGGGCGCATCGGCGCGGATCGGCGAGGTACGAGAAGTCTGGCCACCCGTGATCCCGCTCGCCGGTGCGCTCATCCTTCTTGCCTGCTTTGCATTGATCGGAGGCGTCATATTGGACTCGATCGCGAAATCGGAGCGCCGGCACTGGGAGCTCGAGGTCTATCGGGAGATGGAGCGCCCCCTTGCGCCGACGAGCACCGAGGCGATCGGTCGGACAGAGCCCGCGCAGGCGCTGAGAAGAACGGGTCCGCCGAGGCTCCTGCGTCCTATCTCAGAGGCGGCGGCACAGCAGGGCTTCATTCGGCCGCTTCCCTGA
- a CDS encoding glycosyltransferase: protein MTKMRFANIVFKPNARAMSFPSLYYRTEKLAVYDSEHEALFLQEEGTYDFTTYFNALSVRKLLEYTRATGFTLHAEVRGAPCRVVQTKACAFLEESLTVDSVARDLAGTEAAADAAWEPIDLELKVDDDAVLVAFRIETRGAVELRRSWYELEIEGDLDPVELSLVTTTFKKESYIIPNIELIRREILGCEDDIARHVRMNVIDNGRTLDAEALSGDGVTVFANPNVGGSGGFARGMIESLRQQPIAATHVLLMDDDVSVSSESIRRTYNLLRILNAEYREAFISGAMLDFMQGEEQWEDVGFMTAEGTFSTAKGPLNLSKLPEVVLNERMRFTDLQREQMYAAWWYCCIPAAVIRREGLPLPLFVRCDDAEYGIRCKPRFITMNSLCIWHMAFDARYNAAVERYQTTRNTMISHAVTGMAPRSDFLRELRRNLSIELRKFNYTDASVLLDGFEDFLKGPDFIAAPVAERCFIEANRNVEKFFDLAKLQADVDSDGGPDLSGITERDLDVPNRHSKLITLIDLVTWNFQRAPFARRGEGYGIISALGWNNDLEKFHGKRALVVIDWHRQRGTIRRKDRKRYRAIMRRYRRDLRFYRAHGEQLRRSYAAAREMLTSQAFWERYLREAAE from the coding sequence ATGACGAAGATGAGATTCGCCAATATTGTTTTCAAACCGAATGCTCGCGCGATGAGCTTTCCGAGTCTCTATTATCGCACCGAGAAGCTCGCGGTCTATGATAGCGAGCACGAGGCCCTGTTTCTGCAGGAGGAGGGCACGTACGACTTCACGACGTACTTCAACGCCCTGTCTGTGCGCAAACTGCTCGAGTACACGCGCGCTACCGGCTTCACGTTGCATGCGGAGGTGCGCGGCGCCCCCTGCCGCGTCGTCCAGACGAAGGCCTGCGCGTTTTTGGAGGAGTCGCTCACCGTCGATTCGGTCGCCCGTGATCTCGCTGGGACGGAGGCCGCAGCGGATGCCGCTTGGGAGCCGATCGATCTTGAGCTCAAGGTGGATGATGACGCGGTTCTGGTCGCTTTTCGCATCGAGACGCGAGGGGCGGTCGAGCTGCGGCGATCCTGGTACGAACTCGAGATCGAGGGAGATCTCGATCCCGTTGAACTCTCGCTGGTCACCACGACATTCAAAAAAGAGAGCTATATCATTCCCAACATCGAGCTCATCCGCCGCGAGATCTTGGGCTGTGAAGACGATATCGCCCGTCATGTTCGCATGAACGTCATCGACAACGGGCGCACGCTGGATGCCGAAGCGCTCTCCGGAGATGGCGTCACCGTGTTCGCGAACCCCAATGTCGGCGGGTCCGGCGGATTCGCCCGCGGGATGATCGAGTCGCTGCGCCAGCAACCGATTGCAGCGACGCATGTGCTGCTCATGGACGATGACGTCTCGGTCTCCTCTGAGAGCATTCGACGCACCTACAACCTGTTGAGAATCTTGAACGCCGAGTACAGGGAGGCGTTCATCAGCGGCGCGATGCTCGATTTCATGCAGGGTGAGGAGCAATGGGAAGATGTCGGATTCATGACCGCGGAGGGAACGTTCTCCACCGCGAAGGGTCCGCTCAATCTGAGCAAGCTGCCCGAAGTCGTCCTCAACGAGCGCATGCGCTTCACGGATCTTCAGCGCGAGCAGATGTATGCCGCATGGTGGTACTGCTGCATCCCGGCTGCCGTCATTCGGCGCGAGGGTCTGCCGTTGCCCCTGTTCGTCCGATGCGACGACGCGGAGTACGGTATTCGATGCAAGCCGAGGTTCATCACCATGAACAGCCTGTGTATCTGGCACATGGCCTTCGATGCTCGCTATAACGCCGCCGTGGAGCGCTATCAGACCACCAGGAACACCATGATCTCCCACGCTGTGACCGGGATGGCTCCCCGTTCGGACTTTCTGCGCGAGCTCAGGCGGAATCTGAGCATCGAGTTGAGAAAGTTCAACTACACCGACGCTTCCGTTTTGCTCGACGGCTTCGAGGACTTTCTCAAGGGACCAGACTTCATAGCGGCCCCGGTTGCCGAGCGCTGCTTCATAGAGGCGAATCGCAATGTGGAGAAGTTCTTCGATCTGGCAAAGCTGCAAGCCGATGTCGACTCCGACGGCGGCCCGGATCTGAGTGGAATCACCGAGCGCGATCTCGATGTTCCCAACCGTCACTCCAAGCTGATCACGCTGATCGATCTCGTCACATGGAACTTTCAGCGCGCCCCCTTCGCGCGGCGCGGAGAGGGGTACGGCATCATCTCAGCGCTCGGTTGGAACAACGACCTCGAGAAGTTTCATGGGAAGCGCGCGCTCGTGGTGATCGACTGGCATCGCCAGCGGGGCACCATACGGCGCAAGGACAGGAAGCGCTACAGGGCGATCATGCGTCGCTATCGCCGGGATCTGCGCTTCTATCGGGCGCATGGCGAGCAGCTGCGCCGAAGCTATGCCGCCGCTCGCGAGATGCTCACCTCTCAAGCCTTCTGGGAGCGCTATCTCAGGGAAGCGGCCGAATGA
- a CDS encoding glycosyltransferase, translating to MGEVSNAQISCSETGSPETEALVSCLAACPLTEADVRRGRALRVTSCVRSADDDLSSSPQTMVWSVICLRKAWRREVPPRLSGISGIPHPVAPARLVSWDVLVRGRRWCATEYAVPVPIQCRAFSLRLGIYVRRIDAVESSRQIDAYFEQIRNILVDDGYKTWLAGDRRRAQRLAPPQTGPLMSIVVPAYNTPPAYLSEMIASVIQQTYARWELVIINASPENEAMAAVLADLDDDRIIVVDAAENLGIAGNTNLGIAASHGAYVSFLDHDDFIEPHALALMVREIQHHEGGLDLIYCDEDSFDERGKFVLPLFKPGANIDLLYSNNYVIHWLTVSRRMLDAIDRSESELDGAQDYDLTLKVFERSSAICRIPHVLYHWRIHAGSTNINPDSKPYAADAGRRAICFALRRREIPAQVRPTDVAYTYEAELFDASDDKRRLQLLLDGSASDEVSAVIDDLEQAGVDVSLRSLARSRPDEENLANVVSETISESDLVLFLNGDIRLDVAGIRRLMSYFQRREVFAVSPRVVRADGLMDFAGAIVRPDGTLGRLNRLLPAADGGYLGRAHRSYDAAVLNGECCMVRGGALKRIGLDARFSTLEYLLADACLKARARRLLSAYVPYVTARLRVARSLIVEPACMWPSSDGARLISVHHDVLGEGDPSHNPNFDPNSLYYRLNRHRATQE from the coding sequence ATGGGCGAGGTGAGCAACGCGCAGATCTCCTGCTCCGAGACGGGATCGCCTGAGACGGAGGCGCTTGTCAGCTGCTTGGCAGCCTGTCCGCTGACCGAGGCCGATGTGCGGCGCGGACGGGCGCTTCGCGTCACCTCATGCGTGCGATCGGCCGATGATGATCTCTCGTCATCACCGCAGACGATGGTGTGGTCGGTGATCTGCCTGCGGAAAGCTTGGCGGCGTGAGGTGCCTCCCCGTCTATCGGGTATCTCCGGCATTCCTCACCCCGTCGCACCTGCGCGCTTGGTGAGCTGGGATGTGCTGGTCCGGGGACGGCGATGGTGCGCGACCGAATACGCGGTTCCCGTGCCGATTCAGTGTCGCGCGTTCAGCTTGCGCTTGGGCATCTACGTTCGTCGGATCGATGCCGTGGAGAGCTCGCGTCAGATCGATGCCTATTTCGAGCAAATCAGAAACATCCTTGTGGATGACGGTTACAAAACGTGGCTCGCCGGAGATCGCCGCCGTGCGCAGAGACTGGCCCCTCCCCAGACGGGTCCTCTGATGAGCATCGTCGTGCCCGCGTACAACACCCCGCCAGCATATCTCAGCGAGATGATCGCTTCCGTGATACAGCAGACCTACGCTCGATGGGAGCTCGTGATCATCAATGCGAGCCCGGAAAATGAAGCTATGGCGGCGGTGTTGGCGGATCTCGATGATGATCGAATCATTGTGGTGGACGCCGCGGAGAATCTGGGCATCGCCGGTAACACGAATCTGGGCATCGCCGCCTCACACGGGGCGTATGTGAGCTTTCTTGACCATGATGACTTCATCGAACCGCACGCCCTGGCTTTGATGGTGCGAGAGATCCAGCACCATGAAGGCGGACTCGATCTCATCTACTGTGACGAGGACAGCTTCGATGAGCGCGGCAAGTTCGTCTTGCCCCTCTTCAAGCCGGGAGCGAACATCGATCTGCTCTACTCGAACAACTATGTCATCCACTGGCTCACGGTGAGCAGACGGATGCTGGATGCGATCGACCGATCAGAAAGCGAGCTCGATGGGGCCCAGGACTACGACCTGACCCTCAAGGTGTTCGAGCGCTCATCAGCCATCTGTCGCATTCCGCATGTCTTGTACCACTGGCGCATACACGCGGGATCGACGAACATCAACCCGGATTCAAAGCCCTATGCGGCCGATGCCGGTCGCCGGGCTATTTGTTTTGCATTGCGAAGACGGGAGATACCAGCGCAGGTGAGGCCGACCGATGTGGCCTACACCTATGAGGCTGAGCTTTTCGATGCTTCCGACGACAAGCGGCGACTGCAGCTGCTGCTCGATGGCAGCGCATCCGATGAGGTCTCGGCGGTGATCGACGACCTCGAACAAGCTGGCGTGGACGTTTCGCTTCGCTCGCTGGCTCGGTCGCGTCCCGATGAAGAGAATCTTGCGAACGTGGTATCCGAGACGATCAGCGAATCCGACCTTGTGCTTTTCTTGAACGGGGACATTCGCCTCGATGTCGCGGGCATACGTCGTCTCATGAGCTACTTTCAGCGCCGGGAGGTCTTCGCCGTGTCCCCTCGCGTGGTCCGCGCAGACGGTCTGATGGATTTCGCCGGTGCCATCGTGCGACCCGACGGCACGCTTGGCCGTCTGAATCGCTTGCTGCCGGCTGCCGACGGGGGTTATCTTGGCCGTGCCCACCGGTCCTACGATGCGGCTGTCTTGAACGGTGAATGCTGCATGGTGCGAGGGGGCGCGCTTAAGCGGATCGGTCTGGATGCGCGCTTCTCGACACTTGAGTACCTGCTCGCGGACGCCTGCCTGAAAGCGCGTGCACGCCGCTTGCTCAGCGCCTATGTTCCGTATGTGACCGCGCGTCTGAGAGTCGCGCGTTCCCTGATCGTCGAGCCGGCGTGCATGTGGCCATCGTCTGATGGTGCTCGACTCATTTCGGTCCATCACGATGTGCTCGGTGAGGGAGATCCGAGCCATAACCCCAACTTCGATCCGAACAGCCTGTATTATAGGCTCAATCGGCACCGAGCCACACAGGAGTGA
- a CDS encoding sugar nucleotide-binding protein: MEFESELAVHRTDIPGLVVLDLPVHGDNRGWFKENWQRAKMVALGLPDIRPVQNNISYNTSRGVTRGIHAEPWDKYISIAIGEIFGAWVDLRPGATFGRVFTCTLDPSKAIFVPRGVGNAFQTLADGTTYTYLVDAHWSLAQKRTYTFVNLADPDLAIDWPIPLTAAELSDADRAHPPLREVVPMAPKRTLVTGCNGQLGRAVRTYAQEHDLQGFDYCDIDTFDFADPDAYSAYDWSLYGTVINCGAYTAVDRAETREGRAVAWRANAAGPALLARTCVEHSITLVHVSSDYVFDGVLDSHTELEPFAPLGVYGQTKAAGDIAVATCPAHYIVRSSWVIGEGRNFVKTMMALSRRVADNDDALTQVSVVDDQLGRLTFTRDMARGIFHLLDSGSDFGTYNLTGEGEVRSWADIAQAVFDRTCGNGEAVVPVSTARYYGASEVPVSPRPIHSALDLTKIEATGFMPADWERDLTAYVDAVASAEDGS; encoded by the coding sequence ATGGAATTCGAGAGCGAGCTCGCGGTTCACAGGACGGATATCCCCGGGCTCGTGGTGCTCGATCTGCCCGTGCACGGGGACAACCGGGGGTGGTTCAAGGAGAACTGGCAGCGCGCCAAGATGGTGGCGCTCGGTCTGCCGGACATCCGGCCGGTACAGAACAACATCAGCTACAACACATCGCGCGGTGTCACGCGGGGCATCCACGCTGAGCCCTGGGACAAGTACATCTCTATCGCGATCGGCGAGATCTTCGGTGCGTGGGTCGACCTTCGTCCCGGAGCCACGTTCGGGCGCGTGTTCACCTGCACCCTCGATCCCTCGAAGGCGATCTTCGTTCCGCGTGGGGTGGGCAATGCCTTTCAGACGCTCGCAGATGGAACGACCTACACCTATCTGGTTGACGCGCACTGGTCGCTCGCTCAGAAGCGAACCTACACGTTCGTGAACCTCGCCGATCCGGACCTTGCGATCGACTGGCCTATCCCGCTGACGGCAGCAGAGCTCTCCGATGCCGACCGCGCTCACCCGCCCCTGCGCGAGGTTGTGCCCATGGCACCGAAGCGCACGCTCGTGACCGGCTGCAACGGCCAGCTTGGTCGCGCGGTGCGCACCTATGCGCAAGAGCATGATTTGCAGGGATTCGATTACTGCGACATCGACACGTTCGACTTTGCAGATCCGGACGCCTATTCAGCATACGATTGGTCGCTCTACGGGACTGTCATCAACTGCGGTGCCTATACCGCGGTCGATCGGGCCGAGACCCGCGAGGGCCGCGCCGTCGCGTGGAGGGCGAACGCGGCGGGCCCCGCTCTGCTCGCTCGCACATGCGTCGAGCACAGCATCACGCTCGTGCACGTGAGTTCCGACTACGTCTTCGATGGCGTCCTTGATAGCCACACCGAGCTTGAGCCCTTCGCGCCTCTGGGGGTCTATGGGCAAACGAAGGCAGCCGGTGACATCGCCGTCGCCACCTGTCCTGCTCACTACATCGTGAGATCGAGTTGGGTGATCGGGGAGGGGCGCAACTTCGTCAAGACGATGATGGCTCTCTCGCGGCGCGTCGCGGATAACGATGACGCGCTGACGCAGGTGAGCGTCGTCGACGATCAGCTCGGCCGTCTCACGTTCACACGTGACATGGCTCGGGGCATCTTCCACCTTCTCGATTCGGGATCGGACTTCGGAACCTACAACCTCACCGGGGAGGGCGAGGTCAGGTCTTGGGCCGACATCGCCCAAGCGGTGTTCGATCGGACCTGCGGCAACGGCGAGGCGGTGGTGCCGGTATCGACGGCGCGCTACTATGGGGCGAGCGAGGTGCCCGTGAGTCCGAGACCGATCCATTCCGCGCTCGATCTGACCAAGATCGAGGCGACGGGCTTCATGCCGGCCGACTGGGAGCGGGATCTTACGGCCTACGTCGACGCAGTGGCGTCAGCAGAAGATGGAAGCTGA
- the rfbB gene encoding dTDP-glucose 4,6-dehydratase yields MTESFQPTNIIVTGGCGFIGSNFVHHVVATHPDVHVTVLDKLTYAGRRENIAGLPAERVELVVGDICDTDLLERIVPGHDAIVHYAAESHNDNSILDPAPFVRTNVEGTFCLLEVARKHDIRFHHISTDEVFGDLALDCPDRFCEDTPYRPSSPYSSTKASSDLIVRAWHRTFGVRATISNCSNNYGPYQHIEKFIPRQITNILEGIRPKLYGTGENVRDWVHTEDHSRAVWEVLTRGRIGETYLIGADGEKSNIDVLRSILERMGRPADEFDWVRDRPGHDRRYAIDASKLTRELGWSPVHTDFSEGLDATIAWYRDNRAWWADVKASTEAKYAAQGQ; encoded by the coding sequence ATGACAGAGAGCTTTCAACCGACCAACATCATCGTGACCGGCGGCTGCGGCTTCATCGGCTCGAACTTCGTCCACCATGTGGTGGCTACCCATCCCGATGTCCACGTGACCGTGCTCGACAAGCTCACCTACGCGGGCAGGCGGGAGAACATCGCCGGGCTGCCGGCAGAACGCGTGGAGCTCGTCGTCGGCGATATCTGCGACACCGATCTGCTCGAGCGCATCGTGCCCGGCCACGACGCCATCGTCCACTACGCCGCCGAGTCGCACAACGACAACTCGATCCTCGACCCCGCACCGTTCGTGCGCACGAACGTCGAGGGCACCTTTTGCCTGCTCGAGGTCGCACGCAAGCACGATATCCGCTTCCACCACATATCGACCGATGAGGTCTTCGGCGATCTCGCGCTCGATTGCCCGGATCGCTTCTGCGAGGACACGCCGTACCGTCCGAGCTCGCCATACTCCTCGACGAAGGCCAGCTCCGATCTGATCGTCCGCGCATGGCACCGTACGTTCGGCGTGCGCGCGACGATCTCGAACTGCTCGAACAACTATGGTCCCTACCAGCATATCGAGAAGTTCATCCCGCGCCAGATCACCAATATCCTCGAGGGGATCCGCCCGAAGCTCTACGGCACCGGCGAGAACGTGCGCGACTGGGTGCACACCGAGGATCATTCGCGCGCGGTGTGGGAGGTGCTCACGCGCGGCCGCATCGGTGAGACCTATCTCATCGGCGCGGACGGGGAGAAGAGCAACATCGACGTGCTGCGCTCGATTCTCGAGCGCATGGGCAGGCCCGCCGACGAGTTCGACTGGGTCCGCGATCGGCCCGGCCATGATCGCCGCTACGCTATCGACGCCTCCAAGCTCACCCGCGAGCTGGGATGGTCACCGGTGCACACGGACTTCTCCGAGGGACTTGATGCCACCATCGCCTGGTATCGCGACAACCGCGCCTGGTGGGCGGACGTCAAAGCTTCCACGGAGGCGAAATACGCCGCTCAGGGTCAATAG
- the rfbA gene encoding glucose-1-phosphate thymidylyltransferase RfbA, whose protein sequence is MKGIILAGGSGTRLYPLTTVTSKQLLPVYDKPMIYYPLSVLMMAGIRDILIISTPTDLPNFRRLLKDGADFGVNLSYAEQPSPDGLAQAFIIGEEFIAGEPCALVLGDNIFYGNGLSRHLRRAVERSEAAGGATVFGYHVDDPERFGVVEFDEQFNAISIEEKPTEPKSSYAVTGLYFYDSRVCELARQVRPSARGELEITTLNQMYLENGSLSVVTLGRGYAWLDTGTMESLFEASELVRVMERAQDQPVSVLEEIAFENSWIDRERLLACAERYGKSTYGQHLKKIAEGKIILRHLG, encoded by the coding sequence ATGAAAGGCATCATTCTCGCGGGGGGCAGCGGAACCAGGCTGTATCCGCTCACGACGGTCACCAGCAAGCAGCTCCTGCCCGTCTACGACAAGCCCATGATCTACTATCCGCTTTCCGTGCTCATGATGGCTGGCATCCGGGACATCCTGATCATTTCCACGCCGACTGACCTGCCGAACTTTCGTCGTCTGCTCAAGGACGGGGCGGATTTCGGCGTGAACCTGTCCTATGCCGAGCAGCCGAGCCCGGACGGTCTGGCGCAGGCCTTCATCATCGGCGAGGAGTTCATCGCCGGTGAGCCGTGCGCGCTGGTGCTCGGCGACAACATCTTCTACGGCAACGGGCTGTCGCGCCATCTGCGGCGCGCGGTCGAGCGCTCCGAGGCCGCCGGTGGAGCGACCGTGTTCGGCTATCACGTGGATGATCCCGAGCGCTTCGGCGTCGTCGAGTTCGATGAGCAGTTCAACGCTATCTCAATCGAGGAGAAGCCAACCGAGCCCAAGAGCTCCTACGCCGTCACCGGCCTGTACTTCTACGACAGCCGTGTGTGCGAGCTCGCCCGGCAGGTGCGCCCCTCCGCCCGTGGAGAACTCGAGATCACGACGCTCAACCAGATGTATCTCGAGAACGGTTCGCTGTCAGTCGTCACGCTCGGTCGCGGTTACGCCTGGCTGGACACGGGCACCATGGAGAGCCTCTTCGAGGCCAGCGAGCTGGTGCGCGTCATGGAGCGCGCACAGGATCAGCCGGTCTCGGTGCTCGAGGAGATCGCCTTCGAAAACAGCTGGATCGATCGCGAGCGGCTGCTCGCGTGCGCCGAGCGATACGGGAAGTCGACCTACGGCCAGCATCTGAAAAAGATCGCCGAGGGCAAGATCATCCTGCGGCATCTCGGTTAA
- a CDS encoding DUF4422 domain-containing protein, translated as MKIYIAAHKSLELPTQSPYQPLFVGAEKLGVAERRPDWEYDDSFIGNISRKNSTFCELTGLYWIWKRSREDIVGLVHYRRFLREPSGARGGGNLLSENTVRELLNKYDCIVAAHEPVVQGRFLISLAEQYRLAHSSTDLIQLRKVIGRYFSSYLTAFDSVMFDSAFSPYNILVCRKPLLNSYARWLFAVERKMEVRVDPFTDRDPYQQRVFGFLAERLFNVYLRKHRLSTYECSTVDPAAQDEPASDDISAAYIERPNFSITGLATPIDCGIDYSDVFDYSFYLNHYPDLAEHYFDNPEASLSHFLAYGIHEGRMAHPHFSIVSYINGCPLLRQEFSNNHVAYILHYLKHHDAREHATGYENLYCEGVHSDVAKPASLLQRHKKRMFKRFLQEAEREAVLD; from the coding sequence ATGAAGATATATATCGCAGCGCACAAATCCCTCGAACTTCCAACTCAGTCGCCCTATCAGCCGCTGTTCGTTGGTGCCGAAAAATTAGGTGTGGCCGAGCGTCGACCCGATTGGGAATACGATGATAGCTTCATTGGCAACATCTCGCGGAAGAATAGTACGTTTTGCGAGCTTACTGGCTTGTACTGGATATGGAAACGATCACGAGAGGACATTGTCGGTCTCGTTCACTATCGCCGCTTTTTACGCGAACCTTCGGGCGCTCGCGGCGGTGGCAATCTCCTTTCAGAGAACACCGTGCGAGAGCTATTAAACAAATACGATTGTATCGTAGCAGCACATGAGCCGGTGGTTCAAGGTCGGTTTCTCATCTCGTTAGCTGAGCAATACCGGCTGGCGCACTCTTCCACTGATCTCATTCAACTTCGAAAGGTTATAGGACGCTACTTTTCATCCTATCTGACCGCATTCGACTCCGTCATGTTCGACAGCGCCTTTTCTCCTTATAACATCTTGGTCTGCCGCAAGCCTCTTTTGAATTCATATGCTCGCTGGCTGTTCGCCGTAGAGCGCAAAATGGAAGTGAGAGTCGATCCCTTCACCGACCGCGACCCGTACCAGCAACGCGTCTTCGGTTTTTTAGCCGAGCGTCTGTTCAACGTGTATCTCAGAAAGCATAGACTGTCCACGTATGAGTGCTCAACTGTCGATCCGGCCGCGCAAGACGAACCGGCAAGTGATGACATTTCCGCAGCCTATATCGAGCGTCCGAACTTCAGTATCACCGGTCTGGCCACTCCGATTGACTGCGGAATCGATTATTCAGATGTGTTCGATTATTCGTTCTATCTCAACCATTATCCCGATCTGGCAGAGCATTATTTTGATAATCCCGAGGCATCGCTCTCTCACTTTTTGGCATACGGGATTCACGAAGGGCGGATGGCGCATCCTCACTTTTCCATCGTTTCGTATATTAACGGATGCCCTTTGCTGCGGCAGGAATTCTCGAACAACCACGTAGCGTATATCTTGCATTATTTGAAACACCATGATGCACGAGAGCACGCCACCGGCTATGAGAACCTGTATTGCGAAGGTGTGCACTCAGACGTGGCAAAGCCCGCATCGTTGCTTCAGCGGCACAAGAAACGCATGTTCAAGCGGTTTTTACAAGAAGCTGAACGGGAAGCCGTTTTGGATTAA